One Aegilops tauschii subsp. strangulata cultivar AL8/78 chromosome 7, Aet v6.0, whole genome shotgun sequence genomic window carries:
- the LOC109761333 gene encoding protein PHOTOPERIOD-INDEPENDENT EARLY FLOWERING 1 isoform X5, with protein sequence MASKGPRSKLDHETRPRRKKALEAPREPRKPKVHWDHVLGEMVWLSKEFESERKWKLSMAKKIAQRANMGVVDQATKDEKKQKEGEHRLRKVALNISKDVKKFWTKIEKLVLYKNQLEVEERKKKALDKQLDFLLGQTERYSTMLAENLVDVPHLQTQENGLLQTNVLSQEEVAGPSQTNQPSQEEVAGPSQTNQPSQEEVAGPSQTNQPLQEDVAEPSQTNQPLQEDVAEPSHTNQPLQEDVAEPSHTNQPVQEEVAEENINAPTPDDLDTMETDDDYDSSSLNEEQEDDERTIDEDEAQITEAERNEELAALQAEADIPIDDLLKSYLKSQVSRESSPANKDTCSNSDLKNSTKDSSNQVNGCNHDSGYTSSDEGNFSEEVDDSHHYAEFVKRNHGKSNGGISGEQEDNDYVCTDEGKDDEATLSEEEELAKKDGPDPSDEIKLLQKESEIPLEELLARYPKDGYADEVTNELEDSPTHSSEEVNSDMSLDDLPADLELNNDTSENHEIAEVLGTEHVSGNALQLEIVSEPSVQECPVKGDELTDAKVMADEEASVQECSVEEVEMTDAKVMADQETIVQECPVKEDELADAKVMADEETSVQERSVKEDERTDAKVIANEETGDSVMADAAAAARAAQPTGNTFSTTSVRTKFPFLLKHSLREYQHIGLDWLVAMYEKRLNGILADEMGLGKTIMTISLLAHLACEKGIWGPHLIVVPTSVMLNWETEFLKWCPAFKILTYFGSAKERKQKRQGWMKPNFFHVCITTYRLVIQDSKAFKRKKWKYLILDEAHLIKNWKSQRWQTLLNFNSKRRILLTGTPLQNDLMELWSLMHFLMPHVFQSHQEFKDWFCNPISGMVEGQDKVNKEVIDRLHNVLRPFILRRLKRDVEKQLPQKHEHVIYCRLSRRQRNLYEDFIASSDTQATLSSGNYFGMISIIMQLRKVCNHPDLFEGRPIISSFDMAGIDMQISSSVCMVLDKGPFSQAGLSDMNLVFTQNEFNMTSWEADEVAAVFLPGITSRGSGAEIFCSSKAGQRSNGTNIFEEIQKALQEERIKEAKERAASIAWWNRLRCEKRPVYGRNIRELLTIRHPMCDVLEKKNNPSCYMDFSSSLADLVLSSVERFNKMLGFIESFTFAIPAARAATPICWCKKRNSPVLLGPAYREQCMNEFSPILSPIRPAIVRRQVYFPDRRLIQFDCGKLQELAILLRRLKSEGHRALIFTQMTKMLDTLEEFINLYGYTYLRLDGSTQPEERQTLMQRFNTNPKFFLFILSTRSGGVGVNLVGADTVIFYDSDWNPAMDQQAQDRCHRIGQTREVNIYRLISESTIEENILKKANQKRTLDDLVIQRGCYNTEFFKKLDPMEFFSGHTALNVEDQPRDHSTTAVSSNETGLGLSNADVEAAIRQAEDEADYMALKRLEQEEAADNQEFSEEVAGRLEDDELVNEEDTKPDDHTSEEHKHQSSDADKDKNVGLPVNQINEEKALTLAAGDGDMDMLADVKQMAAAAAAAGQASSSFENHLRPIDRYAMRFLELWDPIIDKAAVNYQVNVEEEEWELERIEKLKEDLEAEIDEDQEPLSYESWDVDFATTAYRQQVEALAKKQLLEEQERQALEAAKELEEMNDMASSHRKKSKKKKRKAGKFKSLKKGRVSSESEAMHDETSVDTMSIDDNAPSPELMSDESPHHGSNKRKKMTPRNEEVSSSSRALKKFKKAPKSNCTPESSSHKHSLEGKQLKLMDEANDSDPKSVRIKSDGRIAMPSMPAKRVMVIKPERLKKKGLMWPRDCALDSWTTEEDAVLCGTVHEYGPVWELASDFLHSIPGGAFYRGRYRHPVHCCERFRELFCKYVLSATDNANSEKAPSGAGKAVLKVSEDQTRMLLNVISEIPNNELLLQKHFMAILSSVWRSKCTHESRRVTSVCSSAIHKPVSLSENWSMTNDKPSFNLVRTALADAQAQCPRVAIPTSNQEPRRRHLDLVLDFRTDRHAYQADFPSVVNVSILEPDPIRRTVVPVEQSLLSGLPHRHAENRFRIASEACFEGEGSHWASSVHMNDTARHKSGSKSTGKHKAASESGRPPKSKIQRTAEPQDMPALKFDFLRSPRQLLTSAAEFPITQSLSDFGIDDSELTYMEDLPLEETDTEFAPYQYDPVSLAGIEELDPLVDLTDIG encoded by the exons ATGGCATCAAAAGGTCCCCGGTCGAAGCTAGACCATGAGACAAGACCTAGACGCAAGAAG GCTCTTGAAGCTCCAAGGGAGCCTCGGAAGCCAAAAGTTCACTGGGACCATGTTCTGGGGGAAATGGTTTGGCTGTCAAAG GAGTTTGAATCTGAGAGAAAGTGGAAGTTGTCCATGGCTAAAAAGATTGCTCAAAGGGCCAATATGGGTGTAGTTGACCAAGCAACAAAGGATGAGAAAAAACAAAAG GAGGGGGAACATCGCCTGAGAAAAGTTGCCCTAAATATTTCTAAGGATGTGAAGAAGTTCTGGACCAAAATAGAGAAGTTG GTTCTCTATAAGAATCAACTAGAGGTTGAGGAAAGGAAGAAAAAGGCCCTCGATAAGCAGCTTGATTTCCTTTTAGGTCAGACTGAAAG ATATTCTACAATGTTGGCTGAAAATCTCGTGGATGTTCCCCATTTGCAAACACAAGAAAATGGACTGTTACAGACAAATGTACTATCCCAGGAGGAAGTAGCAGGACCTTCCCAGACTAATCAACCATCCCAGGAGGAAGTAGCAGGACCTTCCCAGACTAATCAACCATCCCAGGAGGAAGTAGCAGGACCTTCGCAGACTAATCAACCATTGCAGGAGGATGTAGCAGAACCTTCGCAGACTAATCAACCATTGCAGGAGGATGTAGCAGAACCTTCGCACACTAATCAACCATTGCAGGAGGATGTAGCAGAACCTTCACACACTAATCAACCAGTGCAGGAGGAAGTAGCTGAGGAGAACATAAATGCACCAACTCCTGATGATCTAG ATACAATGGAAACTGATGATGACTACGATAGCAGCTCCTTGAACGAAGAACAG GAAGATGACGAGCGCACAATTGATGAGGATGAAGCCCAAATCACGGAGGCTGAACGCAATGAAGAATTAGCTGCATTGCAGGCAGAAGCTGACATACCAATTGATGATCTTCTTAAGTCGTATCTCAAAAGCCAAG TTAGCAGGGAAAGCAGTCCAGCTAACAAAGACACTTGCAGCAACTCAGATTTGAAGAATTCAACTAAAG ATTCTTCAAACCAAGTTAATGGCTGTAATCATGATTCTGGTTATACTTCAAGTGATGAAGGCAATTTTTCTGAGGAAGTTGATGATAGCCACCATTATGCTGAGTTTGTGAAGAGGAATCAT GGGAAAAGTAATGGCGGTATCTCTGGTGAGCAG GAGGATAACGATTATGTTTGTACTGATGAAGGAAAG GATGATGAAGCAACTTTATCTGAAGAGGAAGAGTTGGCAAAGAAAGATGGCCCTGATCCTTCGGATGAG ATTAAGCTTCTGCAAAAAGAGAGTGAGATCCCACTAGAAGAACTTCTTGCGAGGTACCCAAAG GATGGCTATGCAGATGAGGTAACAAATGAACTGGAGGATTCACCCACACACTCTAGCGAAGAGGTTAATAGTGACATGTCTCTGGATGATCTACCTGCGGACTTGGAACTGAACAATGatacgtctgaaaatcatgaaataGCAGAAGTGCTGGGAACTGAGCATGTGAGCGGCAATGCCCTACAACTAGAAATAGTTTCAGAGCCTAGCGTGCAAGAATGCCCTGTTAAAGGAGACGAGCTGACTGATGCTAAGGTGATGGCCGATGAGGAAGCTAGTGTACAAGAATGTTCCGTTGAAGAAGTTGAGATGACCGATGCTAAGGTGATGGCCGATCAGGAAACTATTGTACAAGAATGTCCTGTTAAAGAAGATGAGCTGGCTGATGCTAAGGTGATGGCCGATGAGGAAACTAGTGTACAAGAACGTTCTGTTAAAGAAGATGAGAGGACTGATGCTAAGGTGATTGCCAATGAGGAAACTGGTGACAGTGTAATGgctgatgctgctgctgctgcaagaGCAGCACAACCAACTGGGAACACCTTCTCAACAACAAGTGTCCGCACGAAATTCCCATTCCTTCTCAAGCATTCTCTTCGGGAGTATCAGCATATTGGGTTGGACTGGTTGGTTGCTATGTATGAAAAGAGGCTGAATGGAATTTTAGCAGATGAAATGGGTTTAGGGAAGACGATCATGACTATCTCCTTGCTAGCACACCTTGCATGTGAGAAGGGGATATGGGGTCCACATCTTATTGTCGTGCCAACCAGTGTTATGTTAAATTGGGAAACAGAATTTCTGAAATGGTGTCCTGCCTTTAAAATACTTACTTATTTTGGAAGTGCAAAGGAGAGAAAGCAGAAACGTCAAGGTTGGATGAAGCCAAATTTTTTCCATGTATGCATCACGACATACAGGCTAGTTATTCAGGACTCCAAAGCGTTCAAGCGAAAGAAGTGGAAGTATCTTATTCTTGATGAGGCTCATCTGATAAAGAACTGGAAATCACAAAGATGGCAGACTCTGCTGAATTTTAATTCAAAACGACGTATTCTGTTGACTGGAACTCCTTTGCAAAATGACCTTATGGAACTTTGGTCTCTCATGCACTTTTTGATGCCACATGTATTCCAGTCTCACCAAGAGTTCAAGGATTGGTTCTGCAATCCGATATCAGGAATGGTGGAGGGCCAAGACAAGGTAAACAAGGAAGTTATAGATCGGTTGCACAATGTCCTCCGCCCATTTATATTACGGCGATTGAAACGAGATGTTGAGAAGCAGTTACCACAGAAGCATGAGCATGTCATATATTGCCGACTTTCCAGAAGGCAAAGAAACCTGTATGAAGATTTTATTGCCAGCTCAGATACACAAGCAACACTGTCAAGTGGCAACTATTTTGGTATGATTAGTATCATTATGCAACTCAGAAAGGTCTGTAACCATCCAGATCTTTTTGAAGGCCGCCCAATTATCAGCTCATTTGACATGGCAGGGATTGACATGCAGATCAGCTCTTCTGTTTGCATGGTCCTGGATAAGGGGCCATTTTCTCAGGCTGGCCTATCTGATATGAACCTTGTGTTTACTCAGAATGAATTTAATATGACTTCTTGGGAAGCGGACGAGGTTGCTGCTGTCTTTCTTCCAGGCATCACCTCTAGGGGCTCTGGTGCAGAGATTTTTTGCTCTAGTAAGGCTGGTCAGAGAAGTAATGGAacaaatatttttgaagaaattcagAAAGCCTTGCAGGAGGAGAGAATTAAAGAGGCCAAAGAAAGGGCAGCTTCAATTGCTTGGTGGAATAGGTTGAGATGCGAGAAGAGGCCTGTTTATGGTAGAAACATTAGAGAGCTTCTGACCATAAGACATCCTATGTGTGATGTTCTTGAGAAGAAGAACAACCCTTCATGCTACATGGATTTTTCATCGAGTCTAGCAGATCTTGTTCTTTCATCTGTGGAACGCTTCAATAAAATGCTTGGCTTTATTGAATCATTTACGTTTGCAATTCCTGCTGCACGGGCTGCTACTCCTATTTGCTGGTGCAAAAAAAGAAATTCACCTGTTCTTCTTGGACCAGCTTACAGAGAACAATGTATGAATGAGTTCTCGCCCATTCTCTCCCCTATAAGGCCTGCAATTGTTCGCCGTCAAGTGTACTTCCCTGATAGGCGCCTGATCCAGTTTGACTGTGGGAAGTTGCAGGAGCTTGCTATCTTGCTGAGACGTTTGAAGTCAGAAGGACACAGAGCCTTGATATTTACTCAGATGACTAAGATGCTTGATACTTTGGAGGAATTCATTAATTTGTATGGTTATACATATTTGAGGTTAGATGGTTCTACCCAGCCAGAAGAGAGGCAGACACTAATGCAGAGGTTTAATACAAACCCGAAGTTTTTTCTGTTCATTTTATCCACTCGCAGTGGTGGTGTGGGAGTCAACCTAGTAGGTGCAGACACTGTTATATTCTATGACAGTGACTGGAACCCTGCAATGGATCAACAAGCCCAAGACAGATGTCACAGGATAGGACAAACACGTGAAGTTAACATCTATAGGCTGATTAGTGAGAGCACTATTGAGGAGAATATTCTCAAGAAAGCAAATCAGAAGCGAACACTTGATGATTTAGTGATACAACGCGGTTGTTACAATACAGAGTTCTTCAAGAAGCTAGACCCTATGGAATTTTTTTCTGGGCACACAGCTCTTAATGTCGAAGATCAGCCGAGGGATCACTCTACCACTGCTGTATCCTCGAATGAAACTGGTCTGGGGCTGTCAAATGCAGATGTTGAAGCAGCTATTAGACAGGCAGAAGATGAAGCTGACTATATGGCTCTCAAAAGGTTGGAGCAGGAAGAGGCTGCAGACAATCAAGAATTCAGTGAGGAGGTTGCTGGAAGGCTAGAGGATGATGAGCTTGTAAATGAGGAGGATACAAAGCCTGATGATCACACCAGTGAAGAGCATAAACATCAAAGTTCTGATGCGGATAAGGATAAAAATGTTGGTTTACCTGTGAACCAAATAAATGAAGAAAAGGCTCTTACATTGGCTGCAGGTGACGGAGATATGGATATGCTTGCTGATGTTAAGCAAATGGCTGCTGCAGCAGCTGCAGCAGGACAAGCGAGTTCATCCTTTGAAAATCACCTTCGGCCAATAGATAGATATGCAATGCGGTTTTTGGAGCTCTGGGATCCAATAATTGACAAAGCTGCTGTAAATTATCAGGTGAATGTTGAAGAGGAAGAATGGGAACTTGAACGCATTGAAAAACTCAAAGAAGATTTAGAAGCAGAAATTGATGAAGACCAGGAACCACTATCTTATGAGT CATGGGATGTTGATTTTGCTACTACAGCGTATCGCCAACAGGTTGAGGCTCTAGCTAAAAAGCAG TTGTTGGAAGAACAGGAAAGACAAGCTCTTGAAGCAGCCAAAGAGCTAGAGGAAATGAATGACATGGCGAG CAGTCACCGCAAAAagtcaaagaagaagaaaaggaaggcagGCAAATTTAAGTCTTTAAAAAAAGGACGTGTGTCATCTGAGTCAGAGGCCATGCATGATGAAACGTCTGTAGATACTATGAGTATTGATGACAATGCACCCTCGCCAGAGCTTATGAGTGATGAATCACCACATCATGGTTCAAATAAGCGTAAAAAGATGACACCTAGAAATGAGGAAGTGAGCAGCAGTAGCAGAGCCCTGAAGAAGTTCAAGAAAGCCCCTAAATCGAACTGTACTCCTGAGTCCTCATCACATAAGCACTCGCTCGAAGGCAAGCAACTCAAGTTGATGGATGAAGCGAATGATTCTGATCCGAAGTCGGTGAGAATTAAGAGTGATGGCCGGATTGCCATGCCCTCCATGCCAGCAAAACGTGTTATGGTAATTAAGCCTGAGAGGTTGAAGAAGAAGGGTCTTATGTGGCCTCGAGATTGTGCTTTAGATTCGTGGACTACTGAGGAAGATGCAGTTCTTTGTGGAACTGTACATGAGTATGGTCCTGTTTGGGAACTGGCTAGTGACTTTCTTCATTCCATACCTGGTGGTGCATTTTATAGGGGAAGATATCGTCATCCTGTACATTGCTGTGAGAGATTCCGAGAATTATTCTGCAAATATGTATTGTCAGCTACTGACAATGCAAACAGTGAGAAGGCTCCTTCTGGTGCCGGGAAGGCTGTCTTGAAAGTATCTGAG GATCAAACTCGGATGTTGCTGAATGTGATCAGTGAAATTCCTAACAACGAGTTGCTTCTCCAGAAACATTTCATGGCGATACTTTCTTCTGTTTGGAGATCAAAATGTACTCATGAGTCCCGACGTGTCACAAGTGTTTGTTCTAGTGCAATCCATAAGCCTGTTAGCTTGAGTGAGAACTGGTCCATGACGAACGACAAGCCATCCTTTAATCTTGTAAGGACAGCCCTCGCAGACGCTCAGGCCCAATGTCCAAGAGTGGCAATACCAACAAGCAATCAGGAACCTCGCCGGAGGCATTTAGATTTAGTATTGGATTTCCGGACAGATCGACATGCTTACCAGGCAGACTTTCCATCTGTAGTGAATGTGTCCATTCTAGAACCAGATCCTATTAGACGCACTGTTGTGCCGGTGGAACAATCACTGCTGTCTGGGCTTCCTCATAGACATGCTGAGAACAGATTCAG GATAGCATCAGAAGCTTGTTTTGAAGGGGAAGGTTCTCACTGGGCATCATCTGTCCACATGAATGATACTGCTCGACATAAATCTGGCTCAAAGTCCACAGGAAAACACAAAGCAGCTTCAGAATCGGGAAGACCACCGAAATCGAAAATTCAGAGGACGGCTGAACCACAGGACATGCCGGCTTTGAAGTTTGATTTTCTCCGATCCCCCCGGCAACTGTTGACAAGTGCAGCTGAGTTCCCCATCACACAGTCCCTATCCGACTTTGGCATTGACGATTCTGAGTTGACCTACATGGAGGATCTTCCTCTAGAAGAGACAGACACTGAGTTTGCCCCGTACCAGTATGACCCAGTTTCCCTTGCTGGTATCGAGGAGTTGGATCCTCTGGTAGATTTGACAGACATCGGATGA